One genomic segment of Cydia splendana chromosome 5, ilCydSple1.2, whole genome shotgun sequence includes these proteins:
- the LOC134791079 gene encoding outer dynein arm-docking complex subunit 4 codes for MDSDDNAKALARSILGPAKDADFLASFVRVGITDEEEEDTTPKASISKRAPQSADKSNEVVEEEKHSAKERKDSLKPRKKSAKRKQKGERRRREEEVYTDKDRAAAVVMGSRDIKQSLSMKDKADRSSALQLPVEADAGTLLALARAEMTRERFRTAINFVNKAIELAPEEKAAYVARSKCHLLLGEPKAALADAETALALDPKHGKALLHKAEALYYCGEFEMSLVHYHRGLRARPDLNDFRLGVQKAQEAIENTIGGVKPAKKPTKRTRSKSARPVLGQLMSDKLYLENLLKNPDLAIADRKNNIVTQQAEEALRFLENREEFWRQQQTL; via the exons ATGGACAGCGACGATAACGCAAAGGCCCTAGCCAGGTCCATCCTCGGACCAGCCAAAGACGCTGACTTTCTCGCGAGCTTTGTCCGAGTCGGCATAACAgatgaggaagaagaagacaccACCCCAAAAGCATCTATCAGCAAGAGAGCCCCGCAATCCGCTGACAAGAGCAATGAAGTCGTCGAAGAAGAAAAGCATTCAGCGAAGGAAAGGAAAGATTCCCTCAAACCGAGGAAAAAGAGCGCTAAACGCAAACAGAAGGGTGAGAGACGAAGGCGAGAAGAAGAAGTGTATACCGACAAAGACCGAGCTGCTGCCGTAGTGATGGGTTCTAGGGATATCAAGCAGTCGCTGAGCATGAAAGACAAAGCGGACAGAAGCAGCGCATTACAATTGCCCGTGGAAGCTGATGCTGGAACTTTGCTGGCCCTGGCCAGAGCGGAAATGACTAGGGAAAGATTTAGGACCGCTATTAATTTTGTTAAcaag GCAATAGAACTAGCTCCAGAAGAGAAGGCAGCCTACGTCGCGCGCAGCAAATGCCACCTCCTTCTCGGCGAGCCTAAGGCCGCACTAGCAGACGCCGAAACCGCACTGGCTTTAGACCCCAAGCACGGGAAGGCGCTACTTCACAAGGCTGAGGCGCTGTACTATTGCGGGGAGTTTGAGATGAGCCTGGTGCATTACCACAGGGGCTTGCGTGCGAGGCCTGACCTAAACGACTTTAGGCTGGGAGTGCAGAAGGCGCAG GAGGCCATAGAAAATACAATAGGCGGCGTGAAACCAGCGAAGAAGCCAACCAAGCGGACTCGCTCCAAGTCCGCCCGGCCGGTCCTCGGTCAGCTCATGTCCGACAAGCTTTACTTAGAAAATCTTCTGAAGAACCCCGACTTAGCCATCGCGGACAGGAAGAACAACATAGTGACCCAGCAGGCTGAAGAGGCACTGAGGTTTCTGGAGAACAGGGAAGAGTTCTGGAGGCAGCAGCAGACGTTATAA
- the LOC134790484 gene encoding uncharacterized protein LOC134790484 — translation MVYYIFALFFATIHMVAAGDDDVTSCLELFKPENIEQNCCEIADLENKEHFESCKTGDEWECENAKCVLRKSDLLNGDTLDEKKTIDLLEKIKQKRPESKAMVDRVRTECLEGKYEDYPPKEACPLIRFQICSYINALVECDKWKQDDTCKKFSDHAKTCKSVLDKLKE, via the exons ATGGTTTACTACATTTTTGCCTTGTTCTTTGCTACAATTCAT ATGGTCGCAGcaggagacgatgacgtcacgTCGTGCTTGGAACTGTTTAAACCCGAG AACATAGAACAAAATTGCTGTGAAATTGCGGATTTAGAAAATAAAGAACATTTCGAATCCTGCAAAACCGGTGACGAATGGGAG TGTGAAAACGCCAAATGTGTTTTAAGAAAGTCCGATCTATTAAACGGCGACACTCTAGACGAGAAGAAAACCATAGATCTCCTAGAGAAGATAAAGCAAAAACGTCCGGAAAGTAAGGCTATGGTCGATCGGGTGCGGACAGAGTGTCTGGAAGGGAAGTACGAAGATTACCCTCCGAAGGAGGCCTGTCCACTCATAAGGTTCCAGATATGCAGCTACATTAATGCTCTTGTG GAGTGTGACAAATGGAAGCAAGATGACACCTGTAAAAAGTTCTCAGACCACGCCAAAACCTGCAAGTCGGTGCTCGACAAACTTAAGGAATGA
- the LOC134790485 gene encoding cyclic nucleotide-gated cation channel beta-3-like encodes MVMGLRFRLQRHTVHPSEPTKPVQNHVGPPKPYGSWCTPEASPVHVPITHTNSNNDTKTEVRELNAQCKGILLPPKKVRLFPSSPPHEYKGNTVIFEDDETELKDFKRSEIIGEPPKWNHPEKKAPTVETPQSPVPSSPSRAKKCKGFFKLPDCCDPFVTIDPQGRLYISWLLLVTFCYCYNAWCIVLRATFPYQTKENTVHWMMADYFCDLVYLLDVAFIKPRLMYLHEGFWVDDPGETRRNYRKKIQYKFDIISLTPLDFLYLYFGTHMVILRFPRLLKLQTFWEFNIAVDRVLSSPYVVRIGKTLVYIFYLIHLNACAYYTMSAYEGLGINNWVYDGQGNAYIRCFYFATKTATSIGKNPKPENPGEYMFMTVAWLMGVFVFALLIGQIRDIIATATRARTDYRKRVDGCTRYLRKLNMPASLQQRVTCWFNYTWNEQRCFDESNILNTLPHNMKQDVALEVHMSTLSKVELFRDCSDSLLRDLVLKLRPVSFLPGDVIVRRGDVGHQMYIIKSGQCYVMSPDENEVLATLGEGCVFGEISLLGIDGMRRRTATVRSRGYSNLFALSRNDLYGALLHHKEAALVLRRRADQIIRQNAARHAQQRMAERQARKSASINEETGLRRRRNSSLSKKSSESGGTGGGLTAGVEVRRLRAASALSRRKLSVVSENKTLNCGESSESHEDDTTVVARLRGPVPKIVFSSD; translated from the exons CACACGGTCCATCCATCCGAGCCCACGAAGCCAGTCCAGAACCATGTGGGTCCGCCCAAGCCATACGGTTCGTGGTGCACCCCTGAGGCTTCTCCAGTTCATGTGCC CATTACACACACTAATTCTAACAACGATACGAAGACAGAGGTTCGCGAATTGAACGCTCAGTGCAAAGG aATTTTATTGCCACCGAAAAAAGTCCGCCTGTTCCCATCAAGCCCCCCGCACGAGTACAAGGGCAACACCGTCATCTTTGAAGATGACGAGACTGAACTGAAGGACTTCAAGCGTTCTGAAATTATTGGAGAGCCTCCTAAATG GAATCATCCAGAGAAGAAGGCGCCTACCGTAGAAACTCCACAAAGCCCGGTGCCATCCTCGCCGTCCCGCGCCAAGAAATGCAAGGGCTTCTTCAAGCTGCCTGACTGCTGCGACCCCTTCGTGACTATCGATCCTCAAG GACGACTCTACATCTCCTGGCTTCTCCTGGTAACATTCTGCTACTGTTACAACGCTTGGTGCATCGTCCTACGAGCTACATTCCCTTACCAAACCAAAGAGAACACCGTCCACTGGATGATGGCCGACTACTTCTGCGATCTGGTCTACTTGCTAGACGTGGCGTTTATCAAGCCCAGACTCATGTATCTGCATGAAGGGTTCTGGGTAGATGACCCTGGGGAGACTAGGAGGAATTATAGGAAGAAAATACAATATAAG TTCGACATAATCTCCCTTACTCCGCTTGATTTCCTGTACTTATACTTTGGGACGCACATGGTCATCTTGCGCTTTCCTCGGCTGCTGAAACTGCAAACCTTCTGGGAGTTTAATATAGCTGTCGACAGAGTGCTGTCATCACCATATGTG GTCCGCATCGGCAAGACCCTGGTGTACATATTTTACCTGATCCACCTGAATGCGTGCGCGTACTACACCATGAGCGCCTACGAGGGCCTCGGCATCAATAACTGGGTGTATGACGGGCAAGGCAATGCTTACATACGGTGCTTCTACTTTGCCACCAAAACTGCCACTTCTATAG GAAAGAACCCGAAGCCAGAGAACCCTGGAGAATACATGTTCATGACTGTTGCTTGGCTGATGGGTGTGTTTGTATTCGCGCTGCTCATTGGCCAGATCCGAGACATCATTGCCACCGCTACTAGAGCCCGG acggATTACCGTAAGAGGGTGGATGGGTGCACCCGATACCTTCGAAAGCTGAACATGCCCGCGTCTCTTCAGCAGCGTGTGACTTGCTGGTTCAACTACACGTGGAACGAACAACGATGCTTCG ACGAGTCAAACATATTGAACACACTACCGCACAACATGAAACAGGATGTTGCTCTAGAAGTGCACATGTCAACGTTGAGCAAG GTGGAACTATTCCGTGACTGCTCAGATTCTTTACTGCGTGACCTGGTTTTGAAGCTGCGACCCGTATCCTTCCTGCCTGGAGACGTGATCGTGCGTCGTGGGGATGTCGGCCACCAGATGTATATTATCAAATCTGGACAGTGCTAC GTAATGTCACCTGATGAAAACGAAGTACTGGCTACACTCGGCGAAGGTTGTGTTTTCGGAGAGATCAGTTTACTCGGCATTGATGGGATGAGACGTCGAACAGCTACAGTCAG GTCACGTGGCTACTCGAACCTATTCGCATTGTCCCGCAACGATCTATACGGCGCTTTACTCCACCACAAGGAGGCGGCGCTCGTGCTCCGACGGCGTGCTGACCAGATCATCCGCCAGAACGCCGCGAGACACGCTCAACAGCGCATGGCCGAGCGACAG GCAAGGAAGTCAGCCAGCATCAACGAGGAAACTGGCCTAAGAAGGCGTCGGAACTCGAGCCTGTCCAAAAAGTCAAGCGAGAGCGGTGGCACGGGTGGAGGATTAACCGCGGGGGTGGAAGTAAGGAGGCTACGAGCTGCCAGTGCACTGTCCAGAAGAAAACTTTCCGTAGTCTCAGAAAACAAG ACACTGAATTGCGGAGAATCATCTGAAAGTCACGAAGACGATACAACAGTAGTAGCCCGTctgcgaggtcccgtgccgaaAATCGTTTTCTCGTCGGATTAA